A window from Bradysia coprophila strain Holo2 chromosome X unlocalized genomic scaffold, BU_Bcop_v1 contig_20, whole genome shotgun sequence encodes these proteins:
- the LOC119068719 gene encoding clumping factor A-like isoform X3 produces the protein MGENNRSSSIVVEDVDSKLKQYMLINKQISRTLSTQRIEISTLKNALRASEAELMQLRMDCCKYQTKYDEITKLYITHVTSLTCILKTNADTFNSISGANNLHETCNALVDQIVGSPKSSVPQNVDNSRRVSKSFDSNKSRSQRRNDDSVADSMDTIEEEDENEIFADVSAELPDSSGASGSDTIIDNSKVESDEESKDSLDGVLSPVQTGNEILEESQLADEQSCKTDGVKVGDDEESDASDDERGGSDEESGASDEESGVSDEDSGESDEESCENDEENSASDEENSGSDEESDGSNKAHDETNEENETSVQGNGVAREESEFTVFSVVDNGVISGNESSEEESDAENNSENSYSLNQTSILVAHDDSTITNDDDSDKENETANDTISTHSISKNTSSVISVDSDTFDKSTPSKPSKKLPANKKKATTVSDQSISLTYGNMEEQSLVSSTPYRNSNASSDTSDDTTIPAKSSKSRTSSRTLSTTSQSSTSSSVSSGRPRRKAAPVVLSEPKLNTKLRRPR, from the exons ATGGGCGAAAATAACCGTTCGAGTAGCATCGTTGTGGAAGATGTCGACAGCAAATTGAAGCAGTACATGCTGATCAATAAACAAATCAGCAGGACATTGAGTACACAACGGATCGAAATTTCTACGCTGAAAAATGCATTGCGAGCTTCTGAGGCCGAATTAATGCAACTACGAATGGATTGCTGCAAATATCAGACTAAATACGATGAGATCACGAAATTGTACATAACTCACGTCACTTCGTTAACGTGCATTCTTAAAACTAACGCAGACACATTCAACAGCATATCGGGTGCTAATAACCTTCATGAAACTTGCAATGCTTTGGTAGACCAAATTGTAGGTAGCCCAAAGTCGTCAGTTCCGCAGAACGTTGATAATTCACGCCGAGTTAGTAAATCGTTTGATTCGAACAAAAGTCGATCGCAGAGGCGGAATGATGACAGCGTAGCAGATTCTATGGATACCATCGAGGAGgaagatgaaaatgaaatttttgctgaCGTTTCTGCCGAGCTACCGGACTCAAGTGGTGCAAGTGGAAGCGATACCATCATCGACAACAGTAAAGTTGAAAGTGACGAAGAGAGCAAGGACAGTCTGGATGGCGTTTTAAGTCCTGTACAAACAGGCAACGAAATTTTAGAAGAAAGCCAACTGGCAGATGAGCAAAGTTGTAAAACTGATGGAGTAAAAGTTGGAGATGATGAAGAAAGTGACGCTAGTGACGATGAACGCGGTGGCAGTGATGAAGAAAGTGGTGCCAGTGATGAAGAAA GTGGTGTCAGTGATGAAGACAGTGGTGAAAGCGATGAAGAAAGCTGCGAAAATGATGAAGAAAACAGCGCAAGTGATGAAGAAAACAGCGGAAGTGATGAGGAAAGCGACGGAA GTAATAAAGCCCATGACGAAACTAATGAGGAGAACGAAACTAGTGTTCAAGGAAACGGCGTAGCTCGTGAGGAAAGTGAATTTACTGTTTTCAGCGTAGTGGATAATGGGGTCATTAGTGGAAATGAATCATCGGAGGAGGAAAGTGATGCGGAaaataattccgaaaattcctATTCCCTCAATCAAACCTCAATACTCGTTGCTCACGATGATTCAACCATAACGAACGACGATGATTCCGATAAGGAAAATGAAACGGCCAACGATACCATTAGCACACACTCGATCAGCAAAAATACTTCATCGGTAATTAGTGTTGACAGTGACACGTTTGATAAGTCCACTCCGTCAAAACCGTCAAAGAAATTGCCAGCGAACAAGAAGAAAGCCACCACCGTGTCCGATCAGTCAATAAGTCTGACCTACGGCAACATGGAAGAACAAAGCTTAGTGTCCAGTACACCATATCGAAACAGCAATGCTAGCAGTGATACATCGGACGATACAACCATTCCAGCCAAATCATCCAAATCGAGAACATCGAGCAGAACATTATCAACGACATCTCAGTCGTCCACTTCGAGCAGCGTTTCATCGGGCAGGCCAAGACGGAAAGCAGCACCAGTGGTCctatccgaaccgaaattgaATACAAAACTTCGACGTCCTCGTTAg
- the LOC119068719 gene encoding clumping factor A-like isoform X2, translated as MGENNRSSSIVVEDVDSKLKQYMLINKQISRTLSTQRIEISTLKNALRASEAELMQLRMDCCKYQTKYDEITKLYITHVTSLTCILKTNADTFNSISGANNLHETCNALVDQIVGSPKSSVPQNVDNSRRVSKSFDSNKSRSQRRNDDSVADSMDTIEEEDENEIFADVSAELPDSSGASGSDTIIDNSKVESDEESKDSLDGVLSPVQTGNEILEESQLADEQSCKTDGVKVGDDEESDASDDERGGSDEESGVSDEDSGESDEESCENDEENSASDEENSGSDEESDGSDEESDRSDEESDGGNKAHDETNEENETSVQGNGVAREESEFTVFSVVDNGVISGNESSEEESDAENNSENSYSLNQTSILVAHDDSTITNDDDSDKENETANDTISTHSISKNTSSVISVDSDTFDKSTPSKPSKKLPANKKKATTVSDQSISLTYGNMEEQSLVSSTPYRNSNASSDTSDDTTIPAKSSKSRTSSRTLSTTSQSSTSSSVSSGRPRRKAAPVVLSEPKLNTKLRRPR; from the exons ATGGGCGAAAATAACCGTTCGAGTAGCATCGTTGTGGAAGATGTCGACAGCAAATTGAAGCAGTACATGCTGATCAATAAACAAATCAGCAGGACATTGAGTACACAACGGATCGAAATTTCTACGCTGAAAAATGCATTGCGAGCTTCTGAGGCCGAATTAATGCAACTACGAATGGATTGCTGCAAATATCAGACTAAATACGATGAGATCACGAAATTGTACATAACTCACGTCACTTCGTTAACGTGCATTCTTAAAACTAACGCAGACACATTCAACAGCATATCGGGTGCTAATAACCTTCATGAAACTTGCAATGCTTTGGTAGACCAAATTGTAGGTAGCCCAAAGTCGTCAGTTCCGCAGAACGTTGATAATTCACGCCGAGTTAGTAAATCGTTTGATTCGAACAAAAGTCGATCGCAGAGGCGGAATGATGACAGCGTAGCAGATTCTATGGATACCATCGAGGAGgaagatgaaaatgaaatttttgctgaCGTTTCTGCCGAGCTACCGGACTCAAGTGGTGCAAGTGGAAGCGATACCATCATCGACAACAGTAAAGTTGAAAGTGACGAAGAGAGCAAGGACAGTCTGGATGGCGTTTTAAGTCCTGTACAAACAGGCAACGAAATTTTAGAAGAAAGCCAACTGGCAGATGAGCAAAGTTGTAAAACTGATGGAGTAAAAGTTGGAGATGATGAAGAAAGTGACGCTAGTGACGATGAACGCGGTGGCAGTGATGAAGAAA GTGGTGTCAGTGATGAAGACAGTGGTGAAAGCGATGAAGAAAGCTGCGAAAATGATGAAGAAAACAGCGCAAGTGATGAAGAAAACAGCGGAAGTGATGAGGAAAGCGACGGAAGTGATGAAGAAAGCGACAGAAGTGATGAAGAAAGCGACGGAGGTAATAAAGCCCATGACGAAACTAATGAGGAGAACGAAACTAGTGTTCAAGGAAACGGCGTAGCTCGTGAGGAAAGTGAATTTACTGTTTTCAGCGTAGTGGATAATGGGGTCATTAGTGGAAATGAATCATCGGAGGAGGAAAGTGATGCGGAaaataattccgaaaattcctATTCCCTCAATCAAACCTCAATACTCGTTGCTCACGATGATTCAACCATAACGAACGACGATGATTCCGATAAGGAAAATGAAACGGCCAACGATACCATTAGCACACACTCGATCAGCAAAAATACTTCATCGGTAATTAGTGTTGACAGTGACACGTTTGATAAGTCCACTCCGTCAAAACCGTCAAAGAAATTGCCAGCGAACAAGAAGAAAGCCACCACCGTGTCCGATCAGTCAATAAGTCTGACCTACGGCAACATGGAAGAACAAAGCTTAGTGTCCAGTACACCATATCGAAACAGCAATGCTAGCAGTGATACATCGGACGATACAACCATTCCAGCCAAATCATCCAAATCGAGAACATCGAGCAGAACATTATCAACGACATCTCAGTCGTCCACTTCGAGCAGCGTTTCATCGGGCAGGCCAAGACGGAAAGCAGCACCAGTGGTCctatccgaaccgaaattgaATACAAAACTTCGACGTCCTCGTTAg
- the LOC119068719 gene encoding clumping factor A-like isoform X1: MGENNRSSSIVVEDVDSKLKQYMLINKQISRTLSTQRIEISTLKNALRASEAELMQLRMDCCKYQTKYDEITKLYITHVTSLTCILKTNADTFNSISGANNLHETCNALVDQIVGSPKSSVPQNVDNSRRVSKSFDSNKSRSQRRNDDSVADSMDTIEEEDENEIFADVSAELPDSSGASGSDTIIDNSKVESDEESKDSLDGVLSPVQTGNEILEESQLADEQSCKTDGVKVGDDEESDASDDERGGSDEESGASDEESGVSDEDSGESDEESCENDEENSASDEENSGSDEESDGSDEESDRSDEESDGGNKAHDETNEENETSVQGNGVAREESEFTVFSVVDNGVISGNESSEEESDAENNSENSYSLNQTSILVAHDDSTITNDDDSDKENETANDTISTHSISKNTSSVISVDSDTFDKSTPSKPSKKLPANKKKATTVSDQSISLTYGNMEEQSLVSSTPYRNSNASSDTSDDTTIPAKSSKSRTSSRTLSTTSQSSTSSSVSSGRPRRKAAPVVLSEPKLNTKLRRPR; encoded by the exons ATGGGCGAAAATAACCGTTCGAGTAGCATCGTTGTGGAAGATGTCGACAGCAAATTGAAGCAGTACATGCTGATCAATAAACAAATCAGCAGGACATTGAGTACACAACGGATCGAAATTTCTACGCTGAAAAATGCATTGCGAGCTTCTGAGGCCGAATTAATGCAACTACGAATGGATTGCTGCAAATATCAGACTAAATACGATGAGATCACGAAATTGTACATAACTCACGTCACTTCGTTAACGTGCATTCTTAAAACTAACGCAGACACATTCAACAGCATATCGGGTGCTAATAACCTTCATGAAACTTGCAATGCTTTGGTAGACCAAATTGTAGGTAGCCCAAAGTCGTCAGTTCCGCAGAACGTTGATAATTCACGCCGAGTTAGTAAATCGTTTGATTCGAACAAAAGTCGATCGCAGAGGCGGAATGATGACAGCGTAGCAGATTCTATGGATACCATCGAGGAGgaagatgaaaatgaaatttttgctgaCGTTTCTGCCGAGCTACCGGACTCAAGTGGTGCAAGTGGAAGCGATACCATCATCGACAACAGTAAAGTTGAAAGTGACGAAGAGAGCAAGGACAGTCTGGATGGCGTTTTAAGTCCTGTACAAACAGGCAACGAAATTTTAGAAGAAAGCCAACTGGCAGATGAGCAAAGTTGTAAAACTGATGGAGTAAAAGTTGGAGATGATGAAGAAAGTGACGCTAGTGACGATGAACGCGGTGGCAGTGATGAAGAAAGTGGTGCCAGTGATGAAGAAA GTGGTGTCAGTGATGAAGACAGTGGTGAAAGCGATGAAGAAAGCTGCGAAAATGATGAAGAAAACAGCGCAAGTGATGAAGAAAACAGCGGAAGTGATGAGGAAAGCGACGGAAGTGATGAAGAAAGCGACAGAAGTGATGAAGAAAGCGACGGAGGTAATAAAGCCCATGACGAAACTAATGAGGAGAACGAAACTAGTGTTCAAGGAAACGGCGTAGCTCGTGAGGAAAGTGAATTTACTGTTTTCAGCGTAGTGGATAATGGGGTCATTAGTGGAAATGAATCATCGGAGGAGGAAAGTGATGCGGAaaataattccgaaaattcctATTCCCTCAATCAAACCTCAATACTCGTTGCTCACGATGATTCAACCATAACGAACGACGATGATTCCGATAAGGAAAATGAAACGGCCAACGATACCATTAGCACACACTCGATCAGCAAAAATACTTCATCGGTAATTAGTGTTGACAGTGACACGTTTGATAAGTCCACTCCGTCAAAACCGTCAAAGAAATTGCCAGCGAACAAGAAGAAAGCCACCACCGTGTCCGATCAGTCAATAAGTCTGACCTACGGCAACATGGAAGAACAAAGCTTAGTGTCCAGTACACCATATCGAAACAGCAATGCTAGCAGTGATACATCGGACGATACAACCATTCCAGCCAAATCATCCAAATCGAGAACATCGAGCAGAACATTATCAACGACATCTCAGTCGTCCACTTCGAGCAGCGTTTCATCGGGCAGGCCAAGACGGAAAGCAGCACCAGTGGTCctatccgaaccgaaattgaATACAAAACTTCGACGTCCTCGTTAg
- the LOC119068719 gene encoding clumping factor A-like isoform X4, with amino-acid sequence MGENNRSSSIVVEDVDSKLKQYMLINKQISRTLSTQRIEISTLKNALRASEAELMQLRMDCCKYQTKYDEITKLYITHVTSLTCILKTNADTFNSISGANNLHETCNALVDQIVGSPKSSVPQNVDNSRRVSKSFDSNKSRSQRRNDDSVADSMDTIEEEDENEIFADVSAELPDSSGASGSDTIIDNSKVESDEESKDSLDGVLSPVQTGNEILEESQLADEQSCKTDGVKVGDDEESDASDDERGGSDEESGVSDEDSGESDEESCENDEENSASDEENSGSDEESDGSNKAHDETNEENETSVQGNGVAREESEFTVFSVVDNGVISGNESSEEESDAENNSENSYSLNQTSILVAHDDSTITNDDDSDKENETANDTISTHSISKNTSSVISVDSDTFDKSTPSKPSKKLPANKKKATTVSDQSISLTYGNMEEQSLVSSTPYRNSNASSDTSDDTTIPAKSSKSRTSSRTLSTTSQSSTSSSVSSGRPRRKAAPVVLSEPKLNTKLRRPR; translated from the exons ATGGGCGAAAATAACCGTTCGAGTAGCATCGTTGTGGAAGATGTCGACAGCAAATTGAAGCAGTACATGCTGATCAATAAACAAATCAGCAGGACATTGAGTACACAACGGATCGAAATTTCTACGCTGAAAAATGCATTGCGAGCTTCTGAGGCCGAATTAATGCAACTACGAATGGATTGCTGCAAATATCAGACTAAATACGATGAGATCACGAAATTGTACATAACTCACGTCACTTCGTTAACGTGCATTCTTAAAACTAACGCAGACACATTCAACAGCATATCGGGTGCTAATAACCTTCATGAAACTTGCAATGCTTTGGTAGACCAAATTGTAGGTAGCCCAAAGTCGTCAGTTCCGCAGAACGTTGATAATTCACGCCGAGTTAGTAAATCGTTTGATTCGAACAAAAGTCGATCGCAGAGGCGGAATGATGACAGCGTAGCAGATTCTATGGATACCATCGAGGAGgaagatgaaaatgaaatttttgctgaCGTTTCTGCCGAGCTACCGGACTCAAGTGGTGCAAGTGGAAGCGATACCATCATCGACAACAGTAAAGTTGAAAGTGACGAAGAGAGCAAGGACAGTCTGGATGGCGTTTTAAGTCCTGTACAAACAGGCAACGAAATTTTAGAAGAAAGCCAACTGGCAGATGAGCAAAGTTGTAAAACTGATGGAGTAAAAGTTGGAGATGATGAAGAAAGTGACGCTAGTGACGATGAACGCGGTGGCAGTGATGAAGAAA GTGGTGTCAGTGATGAAGACAGTGGTGAAAGCGATGAAGAAAGCTGCGAAAATGATGAAGAAAACAGCGCAAGTGATGAAGAAAACAGCGGAAGTGATGAGGAAAGCGACGGAA GTAATAAAGCCCATGACGAAACTAATGAGGAGAACGAAACTAGTGTTCAAGGAAACGGCGTAGCTCGTGAGGAAAGTGAATTTACTGTTTTCAGCGTAGTGGATAATGGGGTCATTAGTGGAAATGAATCATCGGAGGAGGAAAGTGATGCGGAaaataattccgaaaattcctATTCCCTCAATCAAACCTCAATACTCGTTGCTCACGATGATTCAACCATAACGAACGACGATGATTCCGATAAGGAAAATGAAACGGCCAACGATACCATTAGCACACACTCGATCAGCAAAAATACTTCATCGGTAATTAGTGTTGACAGTGACACGTTTGATAAGTCCACTCCGTCAAAACCGTCAAAGAAATTGCCAGCGAACAAGAAGAAAGCCACCACCGTGTCCGATCAGTCAATAAGTCTGACCTACGGCAACATGGAAGAACAAAGCTTAGTGTCCAGTACACCATATCGAAACAGCAATGCTAGCAGTGATACATCGGACGATACAACCATTCCAGCCAAATCATCCAAATCGAGAACATCGAGCAGAACATTATCAACGACATCTCAGTCGTCCACTTCGAGCAGCGTTTCATCGGGCAGGCCAAGACGGAAAGCAGCACCAGTGGTCctatccgaaccgaaattgaATACAAAACTTCGACGTCCTCGTTAg
- the LOC119068720 gene encoding probable cytochrome P450 6a13, with translation MDLLYGVIGVFLLAYYWVKRRYNFWNNRGFVSPKASFPFGSLGGVGSTITSAEAFDNYYKTYKGKAAAVGVYFFLKPTILPIDPELCKSIFVRDFSSFHERGFYYNAKDDPLSANLLSIEGQVWRDRRTSLSPIFTSGKMKMMFDIILTLSHKLVDIIDNELNSNHNFEMRSWAQRFTGDVIGNVAFGLDCKCLDDPDSIFLKHSRRLSTPTELDLLKFLLSSSFPDLCRRLHFRSNPKEIATFFHTAFIDTMKYRTANHIDRNDFVSMLLGLKDLFTTDELAAESFIVYIGGFETSSTLISFTMYELALNTDVQERLRYEIKSGLDDNNGELTYEMLFGFRYLDMVVNEVMRKYPPIPNTFRKCNKDFPIPETNLVIPDGVLVNLNIFSFHRDPEYYPDPDKFDPERFTPENCKQRHPFTFMPFGEGPRNCIGSRFGLMQAKVAVVKLIENYKISINNQSPIPMKFEPSSPFLAPVGGMWLNLDKLY, from the exons atggatttgttgTATGGAGTGATCGGAGTATTTTTACTTGCTTATTATTGGGTGAAACGACGTTATAATTTCTGGAATAATCGTGGTTTCGTTTCACCTAAAGCTAGTTTTCCATTCGGTTCGCTCGGAGGTGTTGGTTCCACAATAACTTCCGCTGAGGCATTCGATAATTATTACAAAACATACAAAGGAAAGGCTGCAGCGGTCGGAGTTTACTTTTTCTTGAAACCAACAATCTTACCCATTGACCCAGAGCTATGCAAGAGTATTTTCGTTCGAGATTTTTCCTCATTTCATGAACGTGGATTTTATTATAACGCTAAGGACGATCCATTGTCCGCTAA CTTGTTGTCTATCGAAGGACAAGTTTGGCGAGATCGAAGAACAAGTTTGTCGCCGATCTTTACGTCTGGTAAAATGAAGATGATGTTCGACATTATACTCACACTGTCTCATAAACTGGTTGACATAATTGAcaatgaattaaattcaaatcatAATTTCGAGATGAGGTCATGGGCTCAACGGTTCACTGGTGATGTAATTGGCAATGTTGCGTTTGGATTGGATTGTAAAT GTCTGGATGATCCCGATTCCATATTTCTGAAACACAGTCGTCGACTAAGCACTCCAACCGAACTTgatcttttgaaatttttgctaTCGTCAAGCTTCCCAGATTTATGCCGGAGATTACACTTCCGAAGTAACCCCAAAGAGATAGCCACTTTTTTCCACACTGCCTTCATTGACACTATGAAATATCGCACGGCTAATCATATCGACAGAAACGATTTCGTCTCCATGCTGTTGGGCCTAAAAGATTTGTTTACAACGGATGAATTGGCGGCAGAAAGTTTCATAGTTTACATTGGAGGTTTCGAAACGAGTTCGACGTTGATCAGTTTCACAATGTACGAATTAGCACTAAATACTGACGTACAGGAAAGACTTCGTTACGAAATAAAATCAGGACTTGATGATAATAACGGCGAGTTAACATATGAAATGTTGTTCGGATTCAGATACCTTGACATGGTTGTTAATGAAGTGATGCGCAAGTATCCGCCTATTCCGAATACGTTCAGGAAATGCAATAAAGATTTTCCGATTCCGGAAACAAATTTGGTTATACCGGACGGAGTCTTAGTGaacttaaatattttctcttttcatCGCGATCCTGAGTATTACCCAGATCCAGATAAGTTCGATCCGGAAAGATTTACGCCCGAAAATTGTAAGCAGCGTCATCCCTTTACATTCATGCCGTTTGGGGAAG GTCCTAGAAATTGCATCGGATCGCGTTTTGGATTAATGCAGGCGAAAGTGGCAGTCGTAAAATTAATAGAGAACTACAAGATATCGATTAATAACCAATCGCCAATACCGATGAAATTCGAACCATCATCACCTTTTCTTGCTCCAGTTGGTGGAATGTGGTTGAATTTGGATAAACTTTATTGA
- the LOC119068724 gene encoding regucalcin isoform X1 yields MIKLFVLLSCTIVMEVMASYQVEVVPSPLSVLGEGPHWDIETQSLYYIDIYGNKASINRYDYAENKTYGATVDGEPVIGFIIPVEGSKNEFAIGIGRRVGIISWDGKSPKAKLLRIALEVEKGERYKTNRFNDAKADPTGRFYGGTMRLEECGDIFDAAEGSFYKYAKDEELSVLRTNIGVSNGLAWNAAKGKFYYIDTCTSDVKEFDYDSKTGNISNEKVLIDFRDNGERPSFGPDGMTIDAEGNLYVCTWGGSRILKIDPNGKIVLEIKFPSEQITSAAFGGPNLDILYVTSAATERSGPQPPPAGSLFKVTGLGVKGLPMSKVRL; encoded by the exons atgaTTAAACTATTTGTGTTATTGTCGTGTACTATTGTAATGGAAGTT ATGGCTTCATACCAAGTGGAAGTAGTACCATCGCCCCTGTCAGTACTCGGTGAAGGGCCACACTGGGATATTGAGACCCAAAGTTTGTACTATATCGACATTTACGGCAACAAGGCTTCAATCAATCGATATGATTACGCGGAAAACAAGACTTATGGAGCGACCGTAG ATGGCGAACCAGTCATCGGTTTCATCATACCAGTTGAGGGAAGCAAAAACGAATTTGCCATCGGCATTGGTCGTCGTGTTGGCATTATTAGCTGGGATGGAAAATCACCGAAAGCGAAACTACTTCGTATCGCTTTGGAAGTGGAAAAGGGCGAACGGTATAAAACCAATCGTTTCAATGATGCAAAGGCTGATCCAACCGGTCGATTTTACGGCGGTACCATGCGTTTGGAGGAATGCGGCGATATTTTCGACGCTGCTGAGGGAAGTTTCTATAAATACGCAAAGGATGAAGAGTTGAGTGTTCTCCGAACCAACATTGGCGTTTCAAACGGATTGGCATGGAATGCTGCAAAGGGGAAATTCTATTACATTGACACGTGCACATCGGATGTCAAGGAATTCGATTATGATTCCAAGACTGGCAATATTT CAAACGAAAAAGTCTTGATTGACTTCAGAGATAATGGCGAAAGACCATCTTTCGGACCCGATGGTATGACTATCGATGCTGAGGGCAATCTATATGTTTGTACGTGGGGTGGATCgagaatattaaaaattgatccAAA CGGAAAAATTGTCCTTGAAATCAAATTTCCATCCGAACAAATTACGTCGGCAGCGTTTGGTGGACCCAATTTGGACATTCTTTATGTTACGTCAGCGGCAACCGAACGTTCTGGACCTCAACCACCACCAGCTGGCTCACTATTCAAAGTTACTGGATTGGGCGTGAAAGGACTACCGATGAGCAAAGTCAGActctaa
- the LOC119068724 gene encoding regucalcin isoform X3 — protein sequence MASYQVEVVPSPLSVLGEGPHWDIETQSLYYIDIYGNKASINRYDYAENKTYGATVDGEPVIGFIIPVEGSKNEFAIGIGRRVGIISWDGKSPKAKLLRIALEVEKGERYKTNRFNDAKADPTGRFYGGTMRLEECGDIFDAAEGSFYKYAKDEELSVLRTNIGVSNGLAWNAAKGKFYYIDTCTSDVKEFDYDSKTGNISNEKVLIDFRDNGERPSFGPDGMTIDAEGNLYVCTWGGSRILKIDPNSGKIVLEIKFPSEQITSAAFGGPNLDILYVTSAATERSGPQPPPAGSLFKVTGLGVKGLPMSKVRL from the exons ATGGCTTCATACCAAGTGGAAGTAGTACCATCGCCCCTGTCAGTACTCGGTGAAGGGCCACACTGGGATATTGAGACCCAAAGTTTGTACTATATCGACATTTACGGCAACAAGGCTTCAATCAATCGATATGATTACGCGGAAAACAAGACTTATGGAGCGACCGTAG ATGGCGAACCAGTCATCGGTTTCATCATACCAGTTGAGGGAAGCAAAAACGAATTTGCCATCGGCATTGGTCGTCGTGTTGGCATTATTAGCTGGGATGGAAAATCACCGAAAGCGAAACTACTTCGTATCGCTTTGGAAGTGGAAAAGGGCGAACGGTATAAAACCAATCGTTTCAATGATGCAAAGGCTGATCCAACCGGTCGATTTTACGGCGGTACCATGCGTTTGGAGGAATGCGGCGATATTTTCGACGCTGCTGAGGGAAGTTTCTATAAATACGCAAAGGATGAAGAGTTGAGTGTTCTCCGAACCAACATTGGCGTTTCAAACGGATTGGCATGGAATGCTGCAAAGGGGAAATTCTATTACATTGACACGTGCACATCGGATGTCAAGGAATTCGATTATGATTCCAAGACTGGCAATATTT CAAACGAAAAAGTCTTGATTGACTTCAGAGATAATGGCGAAAGACCATCTTTCGGACCCGATGGTATGACTATCGATGCTGAGGGCAATCTATATGTTTGTACGTGGGGTGGATCgagaatattaaaaattgatccAAA TAGCGGAAAAATTGTCCTTGAAATCAAATTTCCATCCGAACAAATTACGTCGGCAGCGTTTGGTGGACCCAATTTGGACATTCTTTATGTTACGTCAGCGGCAACCGAACGTTCTGGACCTCAACCACCACCAGCTGGCTCACTATTCAAAGTTACTGGATTGGGCGTGAAAGGACTACCGATGAGCAAAGTCAGActctaa
- the LOC119068724 gene encoding regucalcin isoform X2 → MIKLFVLLSCTIVMEVMASYQVEVVPSPLSVLGEGPHWDIETQSLYYIDIYGNKASINRYDYAENKTYGATVDGEPVIGFIIPVEGSKNEFAIGIGRRVGIISWDGKSPKAKLLRIALEVEKGERYKTNRFNDAKADPTGRFYGGTMRLEECGDIFDAAEGSFYKYAKDEELSVLRTNIGVSNGLAWNAAKGKFYYIDTCTSDVKEFDYDSKTGNISNEKVLIDFRDNGERPSFGPDGMTIDAEGNLYVCTWGGSRILKIDPNSGKIVLEIKFPSEQITSAAFGGPNLDILYVTSAATERSGPQPPPAGSLFKVTGLGVKGLPMSKVRL, encoded by the exons atgaTTAAACTATTTGTGTTATTGTCGTGTACTATTGTAATGGAAGTT ATGGCTTCATACCAAGTGGAAGTAGTACCATCGCCCCTGTCAGTACTCGGTGAAGGGCCACACTGGGATATTGAGACCCAAAGTTTGTACTATATCGACATTTACGGCAACAAGGCTTCAATCAATCGATATGATTACGCGGAAAACAAGACTTATGGAGCGACCGTAG ATGGCGAACCAGTCATCGGTTTCATCATACCAGTTGAGGGAAGCAAAAACGAATTTGCCATCGGCATTGGTCGTCGTGTTGGCATTATTAGCTGGGATGGAAAATCACCGAAAGCGAAACTACTTCGTATCGCTTTGGAAGTGGAAAAGGGCGAACGGTATAAAACCAATCGTTTCAATGATGCAAAGGCTGATCCAACCGGTCGATTTTACGGCGGTACCATGCGTTTGGAGGAATGCGGCGATATTTTCGACGCTGCTGAGGGAAGTTTCTATAAATACGCAAAGGATGAAGAGTTGAGTGTTCTCCGAACCAACATTGGCGTTTCAAACGGATTGGCATGGAATGCTGCAAAGGGGAAATTCTATTACATTGACACGTGCACATCGGATGTCAAGGAATTCGATTATGATTCCAAGACTGGCAATATTT CAAACGAAAAAGTCTTGATTGACTTCAGAGATAATGGCGAAAGACCATCTTTCGGACCCGATGGTATGACTATCGATGCTGAGGGCAATCTATATGTTTGTACGTGGGGTGGATCgagaatattaaaaattgatccAAA TAGCGGAAAAATTGTCCTTGAAATCAAATTTCCATCCGAACAAATTACGTCGGCAGCGTTTGGTGGACCCAATTTGGACATTCTTTATGTTACGTCAGCGGCAACCGAACGTTCTGGACCTCAACCACCACCAGCTGGCTCACTATTCAAAGTTACTGGATTGGGCGTGAAAGGACTACCGATGAGCAAAGTCAGActctaa